TGGAAAGCGCGCGCAAGTCCGACGCTGAGGATCACCCCCACGCCTCGCTGGATGCGCCGCTGCATATCGGCGATGACCTTCGCACGCGGCGTCTTCTGGTCTTCCGCGTATAGCCGGAGATCTGTGACGGACAAGTCAACGTCGAACGCTCCGTCGGCCACCTGCGCTCTGATCTTGCCCCAGCGGTTGATCGTAATGCTCAGAGGCATTGCCGTTTGCAGGCAGTCCAAGGACGCATTGCCTTGGCTCTCGTCCACTGCGCACCCATTGCGCTGCGCTTTGAGATCTTCCCCGAAAATGTCGGCGAGCGTGTCGCGGGCAACAGACGTGAGGAGTTTCAGAACGAGCCCGGACTGAGCTCTCTCACGGGGACGAGCCGACCTGGATCGAAGGTGTGGTCTTCCGTTTCAGGGGCGGTTCCCCTGGCTTGCGTTGGGCCCAGTTCGACAAGGCGACCAACGTCGAAGGCCCCGCCGTTGCGAGCCAGCATGTCCACCGTCAACGGCGCCCGACCCAGGATAGGCCTGATGTGTTCGTTGTCCTGTACGTTTATCCCTGCTACGCAGATGTAGCCGGGCTGCATTCGCGTCAAGTGGTTGATAACGATCCTCAACCTGGTCTCCTAAACGATGTGGACGATCTCCAAGTCCGTCCACTTCTCTCGGAGGTACTCCGCAACGAGGCGGCGGTGGCAGTTATGAGGCTTCTCTTCGCTGCAGAGCAGACAACCGTCGGCGATCTGCTCCCTGGGAATGTTGTTCTCGATGTCACGAGACTTCATCAGAGCCAGAAAATCCCGCTCGTAGGCGGACCACTCGCCCTTCTTCTTCTTGTACGTGTCCAGCATCTCCGCAGTCGGCGCGAGAATTGGCAGGTGGACGTAGTCCATGTGACAGATCTCGCGCAGGAAGAACTGCAGATCGTCTTTCTTCGCGAATCCGGCCAATTGCGAAACGTTGTTCAGGCGCACGTCCACAACTCGTAGCGCACCAGACTCCCGAAGTTTCGTGAAG
This is a stretch of genomic DNA from Luteitalea sp.. It encodes these proteins:
- a CDS encoding DUF488 family protein; amino-acid sequence: MKIFTIGFTKKSARTFFTKLRESGALRVVDVRLNNVSQLAGFAKKDDLQFFLREICHMDYVHLPILAPTAEMLDTYKKKKGEWSAYERDFLALMKSRDIENNIPREQIADGCLLCSEEKPHNCHRRLVAEYLREKWTDLEIVHIV